One Flavobacterium sp. 90 DNA segment encodes these proteins:
- a CDS encoding aldo/keto reductase codes for MDRRSILKTAGLALAGSVLLPFRSLANSNIDELNSEENNTSLVPGKRKLGKLEVSSIGIGVQNMSRNYQTTIPSRPEMHRIIRSAYDNGVTLFDAAEAYGPFEVEKILGEGVASFRDKIVISTKFGWNIDQETGKRLPGLNSRPEHIKIVVEGMLKRLKTDRIDLLYQHRVDPQVPIEDVVGVIQSLIKEGKLIHYGLSEPGQETVRRAHAIHPVTAIQNEYSLLWRGPEKTIIPLCEELGIGFVAWSPLGVGFLTGAIDEGTRFAQGDIRGIESRFSPENLPANMASVKLIQKWSKEKQAAPAQISLAWLLAQKPWIVPIPGTTQMAHMLENTGASQVKFSANELQEFNTALNAIQILGERLPAGVLAFSDVEAPQKK; via the coding sequence ATGGATAGAAGATCAATATTAAAAACAGCAGGTTTAGCATTGGCGGGAAGCGTTTTGCTTCCGTTTCGTTCTCTCGCAAATTCAAACATTGATGAGCTAAATTCAGAAGAAAATAACACATCACTAGTTCCCGGAAAAAGAAAACTTGGCAAACTGGAAGTTTCGAGCATTGGTATTGGCGTTCAAAATATGAGTCGTAACTACCAAACTACGATTCCTTCAAGACCAGAAATGCACCGAATTATAAGATCTGCGTATGATAATGGAGTAACTTTATTTGATGCTGCGGAAGCTTACGGGCCTTTTGAGGTCGAAAAAATACTGGGCGAGGGCGTTGCTTCTTTTCGAGATAAAATTGTGATTTCTACAAAATTTGGATGGAATATAGATCAGGAAACCGGAAAACGTTTACCGGGTTTAAACAGCCGTCCTGAACATATCAAAATTGTAGTGGAAGGAATGTTGAAGCGCCTTAAAACCGATAGAATTGATTTATTGTATCAGCATCGTGTTGATCCGCAAGTTCCTATAGAAGATGTGGTTGGTGTTATACAAAGTCTGATTAAAGAAGGAAAGCTTATACATTACGGACTTAGTGAGCCTGGTCAGGAAACAGTCAGGCGAGCACATGCCATTCATCCAGTTACTGCCATCCAAAACGAATATTCTCTTTTATGGAGAGGTCCTGAAAAAACAATTATTCCTCTTTGCGAAGAACTCGGAATTGGTTTTGTTGCATGGAGTCCGCTTGGAGTTGGTTTTCTGACCGGAGCAATTGACGAAGGAACAAGGTTTGCTCAAGGAGATATTCGCGGTATTGAATCAAGATTTTCTCCTGAAAACCTGCCAGCAAATATGGCTTCGGTTAAATTAATTCAGAAATGGAGTAAAGAAAAACAAGCTGCGCCAGCCCAAATTTCTTTGGCTTGGCTTCTTGCGCAAAAACCTTGGATTGTGCCAATTCCCGGAACAACACAAATGGCGCATATGTTGGAAAATACAGGGGCAAGTCAAGTAAAATTTTCTGCAAATGAATTGCAGGAATTCAATACAGCATTAAATGCAATTCAAATTTTAGGAGAAAGATTGCCAGCGGGAGTTTTAGCTTTCTCTGATGTTGAAGCACCTCAAAAAAAGTGA
- a CDS encoding aldo/keto reductase, translating into MYNIKLNNGVEMPILGFGVFQMQDMSECEQAVVDAIETGYRLIDTAASYMNEEAVGKGIKRSGIAREELFITTKLWVSDAGYESTKKAFQKSLELLQLDYLDLYLIHQPYGDIYGSWRAMQELYQDGKVKAIGVSNFHPDRVMDLISNTGFVPAVNQIETHPFHQQNETQKFLQDNNIQIESWGPFAEGKNDIFQNEILTAIAQKYTKSTAQVILRWLTQRGVVAIPKSVRKERMTENINIFDFELSNEDMTAIQTLDTNASLFFDHRDPNMVKWLSERKLNR; encoded by the coding sequence ATGTACAACATAAAATTAAATAATGGTGTCGAAATGCCCATTTTAGGATTTGGCGTTTTTCAAATGCAGGACATGTCAGAATGTGAACAAGCAGTAGTAGATGCAATTGAAACTGGCTACAGATTAATTGATACAGCGGCTTCTTATATGAATGAAGAGGCTGTTGGAAAAGGTATTAAAAGAAGCGGAATTGCAAGAGAAGAATTGTTTATTACTACAAAACTTTGGGTAAGTGATGCGGGTTATGAAAGCACTAAAAAGGCTTTTCAGAAATCACTTGAGCTTCTGCAATTAGACTATCTTGATTTGTATCTTATCCACCAGCCTTATGGCGACATCTATGGTTCCTGGCGCGCTATGCAGGAATTATATCAGGATGGAAAAGTAAAAGCAATTGGAGTTTCAAACTTTCATCCTGACAGAGTTATGGATTTAATTAGCAATACAGGGTTTGTTCCTGCGGTTAATCAGATAGAAACACATCCGTTTCATCAGCAGAATGAGACTCAAAAATTCCTTCAGGATAATAATATTCAAATTGAATCGTGGGGACCTTTTGCCGAAGGAAAAAACGATATTTTCCAAAATGAGATTCTAACAGCAATTGCACAAAAATATACTAAATCTACTGCGCAGGTTATTCTAAGATGGTTAACTCAAAGAGGCGTTGTTGCGATTCCAAAATCCGTTCGCAAAGAAAGAATGACAGAAAATATCAACATTTTTGATTTCGAATTATCAAATGAAGATATGACAGCTATCCAAACTTTGGATACCAATGCAAGCCTGTTTTTTGACCATAGAGATCCTAATATGGTAAAATGGTTAAGTGAGCGAAAATTAAACAGATAA
- a CDS encoding nuclear transport factor 2 family protein, producing the protein MKKSLFCLLILILIANKSLAQNTAAEKEVIQLSQQKWQWMSDKNVDKLTPLFDDKSVFVHIGGSWGKTQEINVIKSGGIYYKKADVHEVSVNIIGDTAILLSKITLLAVVGGNEVTNPFIVTEVYIKDHNGWKLGSLSFTKLMTAGQ; encoded by the coding sequence ATGAAAAAATCACTTTTTTGCTTACTTATACTTATCCTAATTGCAAACAAGTCTTTGGCGCAAAATACTGCTGCTGAAAAGGAGGTAATTCAACTTTCACAGCAAAAATGGCAGTGGATGTCCGATAAAAACGTTGATAAACTTACACCATTGTTTGATGATAAATCTGTTTTCGTTCATATTGGAGGAAGTTGGGGTAAAACTCAGGAAATCAATGTGATTAAAAGTGGAGGAATTTATTATAAGAAAGCAGATGTTCACGAGGTTTCAGTAAATATTATAGGCGATACCGCAATACTTTTGAGTAAAATTACATTATTAGCAGTAGTAGGAGGAAATGAAGTTACGAATCCATTTATTGTGACAGAAGTGTATATAAAAGACCATAATGGTTGGAAATTAGGATCATTGTCGTTCACTAAGTTAATGACAGCTGGACAATAA
- a CDS encoding alpha/beta fold hydrolase: MKNIISARWGIFCLLFVVSSSSLTAQKKAKQKPIIIEEQGSFAVGGTMIENPGTFDPYNITPAGQTFRGDHAYVFYQVPVDAKKYPLVMWHGIGQFSKTWETTPDGREGFQNIFLRRKFPVYLIDQPRRGNAGRSTAEASIKPIPDEQQWFGVFRVGIWPNYFDGVQFSRDPETLNQYFRSMTPNLGTIDIKVTTDAASALFTKIGPAILVTHSHSGGMGWITAIKNENVKAIVSYEPGSGFLFPEGEVPSPIASSAGALEATAVPLQDFMKLTKIPIVIYYGDNIPDKPSKNSGADGWRARLEMARLWRDAVNKKGGDVTVIHLPEIGIKGNTHFPFSDLNNIQVADLMAEWLKEKGLDK; this comes from the coding sequence ATGAAAAACATAATCAGTGCAAGATGGGGAATTTTCTGTTTGCTATTTGTAGTAAGCAGTTCCTCGCTCACAGCGCAGAAGAAAGCCAAACAAAAACCAATAATTATTGAAGAACAGGGAAGTTTTGCAGTAGGAGGAACCATGATTGAAAATCCGGGTACATTTGATCCTTACAATATTACTCCCGCAGGACAGACTTTTAGAGGTGATCACGCTTATGTTTTTTATCAGGTTCCTGTTGACGCAAAAAAATATCCATTAGTAATGTGGCATGGTATAGGTCAGTTTTCTAAAACTTGGGAAACTACACCAGATGGACGTGAAGGTTTTCAGAATATTTTTCTTCGTCGAAAATTCCCTGTTTATTTAATAGATCAGCCCAGAAGAGGAAATGCAGGAAGAAGTACTGCAGAAGCTTCGATAAAACCAATTCCTGATGAACAACAATGGTTTGGTGTTTTCCGTGTAGGGATTTGGCCCAATTATTTTGATGGTGTTCAGTTTTCCCGCGATCCGGAAACACTTAATCAATATTTCCGTTCCATGACACCAAATCTGGGAACAATTGATATAAAGGTTACTACAGATGCAGCTTCTGCACTTTTTACAAAAATTGGTCCTGCCATTCTGGTTACGCATTCACACTCTGGAGGAATGGGCTGGATTACGGCTATTAAAAATGAAAATGTTAAAGCTATTGTATCTTATGAGCCGGGAAGCGGATTCTTATTCCCTGAAGGCGAAGTTCCTTCTCCAATTGCCAGTTCAGCAGGTGCTCTGGAAGCAACAGCCGTTCCACTGCAGGACTTTATGAAACTGACCAAAATTCCGATAGTAATTTATTATGGAGATAATATTCCGGATAAACCATCAAAAAATTCAGGTGCTGATGGATGGAGAGCACGCTTAGAAATGGCAAGATTATGGCGTGATGCTGTAAACAAAAAAGGGGGAGATGTTACTGTGATTCATCTTCCTGAAATCGGAATTAAAGGCAATACACATTTTCCTTTTTCGGATTTAAATAATATTCAGGTTGCTGATCTCATGGCTGAATGGCTGAAAGAAAAAGGATTGGATAAATAA
- a CDS encoding helix-turn-helix domain-containing protein — translation MGQVFNFETISEYNYFNNHETLHPLVSIVDFSKAKERTGSKMNFELYCIFLKQVKCGDLKYGRNYYDYQEGTLVFIKPGQTIDVENKVDIYQPAGHGLVFHPDLIRGTSLAKSITEYSFFGYDTSEALHLSEKEKQLVFDCFTKIEVELKQSIDKHSKKLIASNIELFLNYCERFYDRQFITRDTSNKGIVEKFEELLNSYFSSDKPNIIGLPSVAYYAGELNLSPNYFGDLIKKETGKSAQEYIQNKIIETAKDKIFDATKTINEVPYELGFKYPQHFTRFFKQHVGNTPNEYRILN, via the coding sequence ATGGGACAAGTATTTAACTTCGAGACAATTAGTGAATATAATTATTTTAATAATCATGAAACACTACATCCTTTAGTTAGTATAGTTGATTTTTCTAAAGCAAAAGAAAGAACCGGTTCTAAAATGAACTTTGAATTATATTGTATATTTTTAAAACAGGTAAAGTGCGGAGACTTAAAATACGGTCGTAATTATTATGATTATCAGGAAGGAACATTAGTTTTTATAAAGCCCGGACAAACTATCGATGTAGAAAATAAAGTAGATATTTACCAGCCCGCAGGACATGGATTAGTTTTTCACCCCGATTTAATCCGTGGAACATCACTTGCTAAAAGTATTACTGAATATAGTTTTTTCGGTTATGATACCAGTGAAGCGCTTCATTTATCAGAAAAAGAAAAACAACTTGTCTTTGACTGCTTTACTAAAATTGAAGTGGAATTAAAACAATCTATTGACAAACACAGCAAAAAGCTTATTGCATCAAATATTGAGTTATTTTTGAATTATTGTGAAAGATTTTACGACAGGCAATTTATTACCAGAGACACGTCCAATAAAGGAATTGTTGAGAAATTTGAAGAACTTTTAAACAGCTATTTTTCTTCTGACAAACCTAACATTATAGGATTACCTTCTGTTGCTTACTATGCCGGCGAACTTAATTTATCTCCTAATTATTTTGGTGATCTTATTAAAAAAGAAACCGGAAAATCTGCTCAGGAATATATTCAGAATAAAATTATTGAAACTGCAAAAGACAAAATATTCGACGCTACAAAGACAATCAATGAGGTGCCTTATGAATTAGGATTTAAATACCCACAGCATTTTACTCGTTTTTTTAAGCAACATGTTGGAAATACTCCGAATGAATATAGGATTTTGAATTAA
- a CDS encoding nuclear transport factor 2 family protein — translation MEITKIEKFIAIEEIKNLRIRYAHYLDSNNIESVISLFSENAICQTDRNPWRGRAEIKAGLEKAFADYDLKKHGSYPFLHAVTNQWVELTSPDTAEGRCYLIDLVSERNNGESPLLLLGLYSDEYKLLDGKWYINRSRLDIIWPERNVEGGQPGKNLVLPL, via the coding sequence ATGGAAATAACTAAGATTGAGAAATTTATTGCAATTGAAGAAATCAAGAATTTGAGAATCAGATATGCACATTACCTTGATAGCAATAATATAGAAAGTGTAATTTCACTATTTTCTGAAAATGCCATTTGCCAGACAGATCGAAATCCATGGCGAGGACGTGCTGAAATCAAAGCAGGATTAGAAAAGGCATTTGCAGATTACGATCTGAAGAAACATGGCAGTTATCCATTCCTTCATGCTGTTACTAATCAATGGGTTGAACTCACAAGTCCTGATACGGCTGAAGGGCGTTGCTACCTGATTGATTTGGTTAGTGAAAGGAATAATGGAGAAAGTCCTTTATTGTTGTTAGGTCTATATTCCGATGAATACAAACTTTTAGATGGTAAATGGTACATAAATCGTTCAAGATTAGATATTATATGGCCAGAGAGAAATGTCGAAGGCGGGCAGCCGGGTAAGAATTTGGTACTCCCTTTATAA
- a CDS encoding DUF1254 domain-containing protein: MNKIIMGAILILIMSCNQNKTKDGINDNLKKSSNSANIKDNLKHSRAVEAALWGIPIVASDAIRQGYLKLGANYNDIVYFSKPADWKFQTTTPNASTHYIYSAYSTKKDGPIVLEVPAAVQAGIYGQLCDMWDVPLAIVGGGGDDKGKGGKYLILPPDYNGNIPTGYFVVRQNTYGGFWLLRTIANSNSQEDQDAAISLLKKIRLYPLSKAANPPQQRFIDVYGKLWDGYPKMDETFYAILAKMVNEETIIPRDMAMMNILRSVGIEKGKEFKPDQETTAIFKSAIKEANDYINILLEETLVPYFWESTHWSIPTSTNFKTEFSFQDANMLDYDARALANFVAWAPPKKADKSAPTIYILSYSDKTGSPLVGGKTYRLHVPPNVPAKQYWSITVYDYTTACFIKQAPIISLDSYNTKTKKNQDGSVDIYFSPTAPKEQENNWVTTGKEGRWFVFFRLYGPDKTFFDKSWKMNDIELVN, from the coding sequence ATGAATAAAATTATTATGGGTGCAATTTTGATTCTTATAATGTCATGCAATCAAAATAAAACTAAAGATGGTATAAATGACAACCTCAAAAAATCATCAAATTCTGCTAATATAAAAGACAACTTAAAACATTCCAGAGCAGTTGAAGCGGCACTTTGGGGAATTCCAATTGTGGCTAGTGATGCTATTAGGCAAGGCTACCTGAAATTAGGAGCAAATTACAATGATATTGTTTACTTTTCAAAACCAGCCGATTGGAAATTTCAAACCACAACACCAAATGCTTCTACACATTATATTTACAGTGCTTATAGTACTAAAAAAGATGGACCAATTGTTCTGGAAGTTCCCGCCGCAGTTCAGGCAGGAATCTACGGACAACTATGCGACATGTGGGATGTGCCGTTAGCTATTGTTGGCGGAGGTGGCGACGATAAAGGTAAAGGTGGTAAATATTTAATTCTTCCTCCTGATTACAACGGTAATATTCCAACAGGTTACTTTGTAGTGCGTCAAAATACTTATGGTGGTTTCTGGTTATTGCGTACTATTGCAAATAGCAACTCACAAGAAGATCAAGATGCTGCAATTTCACTACTCAAAAAAATCAGGTTATATCCATTATCAAAAGCTGCAAACCCTCCTCAACAACGTTTTATTGACGTATATGGTAAATTATGGGATGGTTATCCAAAAATGGATGAAACTTTTTATGCAATACTTGCTAAAATGGTAAACGAAGAAACCATTATTCCACGAGATATGGCAATGATGAATATTCTTCGTTCTGTTGGTATTGAAAAAGGAAAAGAGTTTAAACCTGATCAAGAAACTACTGCCATTTTTAAATCAGCTATTAAAGAGGCAAATGACTATATTAATATTCTACTGGAAGAAACTTTAGTTCCTTATTTTTGGGAAAGCACACATTGGTCAATTCCAACTTCTACAAACTTTAAAACTGAATTTTCTTTTCAGGATGCAAATATGTTAGACTATGATGCTCGGGCTCTTGCTAACTTTGTTGCTTGGGCTCCTCCTAAAAAAGCAGACAAAAGTGCTCCAACAATCTACATTTTATCTTATAGTGATAAAACAGGCTCTCCTTTAGTGGGCGGAAAAACATATCGCTTACACGTACCGCCAAATGTTCCTGCTAAGCAATATTGGTCAATTACAGTTTACGATTATACAACGGCCTGCTTTATCAAACAAGCGCCTATAATTAGCTTAGATTCGTATAACACTAAAACAAAAAAAAATCAAGATGGTTCTGTTGACATTTATTTTTCACCAACCGCCCCAAAAGAACAAGAAAACAATTGGGTTACTACGGGAAAAGAAGGGCGATGGTTTGTATTTTTTAGGCTCTATGGTCCTGATAAAACCTTTTTTGATAAATCTTGGAAAATGAATGATATCGAGTTGGTAAATTGA
- a CDS encoding SCO family protein — MKKIALILLHSLLVISCEKAQEKLPILGNPIVKGNETQYPRIKDFLFTNQDSLKITNKTFDGKIYIADFIFLSCPSICPKMNTQLKKVYDVYKTNDEVLFLSHTIDPDHDTIPRLKAYTVDNDIKKNWHFVTGNRDSIYKIATESYFATAYPDKNEPGGFVHSGGFLLIDKNRHVRGVYDGTNPKETTRLIADVKTLLEESEAQ, encoded by the coding sequence ATGAAAAAAATAGCTTTGATTCTGTTGCATTCTCTACTTGTAATATCATGTGAGAAAGCACAGGAGAAACTTCCAATATTAGGAAATCCAATAGTAAAAGGAAATGAAACGCAATATCCACGTATCAAAGACTTTTTGTTTACTAATCAGGATAGTCTGAAAATTACCAACAAGACTTTTGACGGCAAGATTTATATAGCCGATTTTATTTTTCTTTCCTGCCCTTCGATCTGCCCGAAAATGAACACACAACTTAAAAAAGTATACGATGTTTACAAAACTAATGATGAGGTATTATTTCTTTCTCATACCATTGATCCTGATCATGACACAATACCACGCCTTAAAGCTTATACAGTCGATAATGATATAAAAAAGAACTGGCATTTTGTGACGGGAAATAGAGATAGCATCTATAAAATTGCAACCGAAAGTTACTTTGCAACGGCATATCCGGATAAAAATGAGCCGGGAGGTTTTGTGCACAGCGGCGGATTTCTGCTTATTGATAAAAATAGGCACGTTCGTGGGGTTTATGATGGGACAAATCCAAAGGAAACAACAAGACTAATTGCCGATGTAAAAACTCTTTTAGAAGAAAGTGAGGCCCAATAA
- a CDS encoding helix-turn-helix domain-containing protein, with translation MYDRKIIKEYKCGMEVTMEIIGGKWKPCLINYIHSGLKRPSELQKAIPNASRRALNIQLNELEQHGIISKKIFPVLPPKVEYSLTEEGKSLLPITLEMDKWGMVYKDKFLAIICNVEDKDEVKA, from the coding sequence ATGTACGATCGCAAAATCATAAAGGAATATAAATGTGGCATGGAAGTAACGATGGAAATTATTGGAGGTAAATGGAAGCCTTGCCTAATTAACTACATTCATTCAGGATTAAAACGTCCCAGCGAACTACAAAAGGCTATTCCTAATGCGTCAAGGCGCGCACTAAACATCCAGTTGAATGAATTAGAACAACACGGTATAATTTCAAAAAAGATATTTCCGGTATTACCTCCTAAAGTAGAATATTCACTCACAGAAGAAGGAAAGAGTCTGCTGCCAATTACTTTAGAAATGGATAAGTGGGGTATGGTTTACAAAGATAAATTCCTTGCAATTATATGTAATGTTGAAGATAAAGATGAAGTTAAGGCTTAA